In Cheilinus undulatus linkage group 3, ASM1832078v1, whole genome shotgun sequence, the genomic window tcatcctcatcctcatcatcgtaatcctcatcctcatcctcatcatcataatcctcatcctcatcatcctcatcctcatcatcataaTCCTCATCCTtatcctcatcctcatcatcataaTCCTCAACCTtatcctcatcctcatcatcataaTCCTCAACCTtatcctcatcctcatcatcataaTCCTCAACCTtatcctcatcctcatcatcataatcctcatcctcatcctgctcatcctcatcatcctcattcTCATCCTCATaatcctcatcctcatcatcatcctcatcctcatcctcatcatcatcctcattctcatcctcatcatcatcctcatcctcatcctcatcatcctcatccttatcatcctcatcctcatcatcctcatcctcatcatcatcctcattctcatcctcatcatcatcctcatcctcatcatcataatcctcatcctcatcatcataatcctcatcctcatcatcatcctcatcctcatcatcatcctcattctcatcctcatcatcatcctcatcctcatcatcctcatcctcatcatcctcatcctcatcctcataatcctcatcctcatcatcataatcctcatcctcatcctcatcctcatcatcataatcctcatcctcatcatcatcctcatcctcatcatcatcctcattctcaacctcatcatcatcctcatcctcatcatcctcatcctcatcatcataaTCCTCATccttatcatcatcatcatcctcatcctcatcctcatcatcatcctcatcctcataatcctcatcctcatcctcatcatcctcatcctcatcatcataatccttatcctcatcctcatcatcatcctcatcctcatcctcatcctcataatcctcatcctcatcatcatcatcctcatcctcatcctggTCCCAGTCCTCTCATCAGTCGGTATCTCGAGGTAAAATCTCGATGGGTTTCTCGTCTCCATTGCCGATGAATGGAAACAGCTCCTCAGTGAAGGTGTGAGTGAAGGTGTGGATGCAGGTCTTGGTCTTCAGATCAGTGAAGGTCAGTGTTCCTTGGTCACAGTCCAGGTCCACTCTGACCTGCTGAAGCTTCCTCTTCACTGAGAGGACCGTGGCTTTGGCTGACAGAGAGATGGCTTTATATCCTTCATCACTGAACTCCATCCTCCAGAGTCTAGACTTGAGTTCTCTTTTCTTCTGGACAAACTTCGCTGCCACTCCCAGAGACCAGCATCCGCTCTCTCCCACCTCCACGTCCCAGCTGTGACTCCCTGAAGTGAAGCCCTCAGAGCCCAGGACGATGGGGAGGCTGTCCGATATCTCAGGATTTTTGGGACGTTTTCCTTCATCTCTACGTTTGACACCGGTCAGGTTTTCAGACACCAGGAGGTCTGGATCAGCCGAGTTCAGGTCCAGAATCACAGGAGTGTAGGAGATGGTCTCCTTCATCCTGGTCCAGATGTTGAAGCTCAGGTTGCCTAGGTGTTTGGCTTCGTCTATCAGGGCACCTGAGACCAGCTCTGGGTcatccagcagggggcgctgctgGACTCTCTTCACCTCTGTCTTGTAGTTCTTCAGGATGGAGACGTCTTCAGCTCTCAGCTCCTTCTCCATGGTTCTGATCGAGTCTGACAGAGCTGCTATCTCTATGTTCAGAGTCTGGATCTTCTCCTTcatgctctctctcttctgctcctcttccttCCTCAGAGCAGAGATCctggcctcctcttcctcttctagAAACTGATGAAGCTTCTTGAACTGCTTTCTAATCTGCCTCTGTATGCGCTGGGCCTGTGCTTCGATGTATTCGGCCGTCTgatcacatttttctttgacttcatggAAGATCTTCATCCTGGCCTGTAAAGACTTCAGAAGAGTCTGGATCTTTTCTTTGTGGTCCTGTGCAGCCTCACCGATGGGTTTGAAGCTGTGTCCGTGGTGTGATTCTGAATGAAGACAGACCACACAGATGGGCTGCTGATGGTCCACACAGAAGAGTTTGAGTTTCTCAGTGTGCAGACTGCAGAGATCCTCAGAGTCCGCTGCAGATCTCTGGTTTCTCTTTGACCCAAAAGACTCACAGAGGTTTTTCAGAGCCAGGTTACGAGGTGGATCACTTCTTGATGATCTTCTCATACAGACCGGACACAGGTGCTGGTGGTTTTCTGACCACCAGTCCTGCAGACAGACTTTACAGAAGCTGTGGCTGCATGTGAGAACAACAGGATCTTTGAAGATGTCCCGGCAGACCGGACAGGTCAGATCCTCGTCTGATAGAGAAGCCATGTTGTTTTCAGATCCAGACAGCACAGCCCAGAAGTAAAGTCTGTGGTTCCTCTGTAATCTGGAAAGGTCTCTGAAGCTGTTCCTGATGCTCAGATTGATGCTGAAGATGTTTGTATGCCTGCTCTCCTGCAGCCGTTCCTTTAAAGGTTTGGGTGTTCAGTCCAAAGGTGGATCATAAAGCCCTTCTCCTGACTGTGAGTCACAGTAGTGTCTGACTTTAGTCACACTGTAGCTGTAAATGAGCTGATGATTTACTGAAATAACCCAGAGGCACGTTTTATTCTAACCACAGACTGTTTTAGAGTTTTAGTGCTCTCTGgtctctcttctctccctctAATCTGACCAGGTCTACAGGTCCTCTGGGGCCAGAACAAAGATCCAGGTTTGTAGGGACGCCTTTGATGCTGttattgaatctgtgtctgtggatggTGAGAGCGAGGCCGTAGACCAGTTCATCTACCATGGCAGGGTGATCCATCAGTccactgactgtgaggctgagatcaaccgcagACTTGGACGTCCTGGTCTTAGCGAGGCCGTGCATGTGTTCACAGCAGACATGAGCAATCACATATGTGAACCAGCAAACATGGGGAATTTacacctgacacaccagatgaatttgtttcaaacatccctctggaaaacctctcagaGACAGCGTTtaggaaaaggcagaggctttgaaaaaacttggagtgtgattggatgaacgttctctctgtcacatctttacgggccaatcggagcaacaaaacatgtgatgtagccgtGACCGAGGTGCGTGtgcacagctaccaaggaataacggtaaccatggcgactacagacatgtcagtacatgattgtggtttttgaaaagaaaacagctcactgctgttttttgttcttcttttaacgaagaaatgtggtcaacttctgataaactggcgctttagcagcatccatgctgatctcctcctccataactgcaccagctcttgttgctgcttgcttacattgCGACTGCCGCGAGtgaaaagtactgcccctcgtcgctgattggtcctgtcactttctaactgagcccaaacggttcagacgggagcttcgaagatggattcaccagtgagaaacaaggaaacgggcaaatccatctgctttgggGGGGTTAGGGAATTTACtcagtattattttaaattcCATGAATAACTCGCTCCACTCACCTGTTAAAATGCGTGTACACGAGTGCCCAAAAGGCATGAGAGGGGAGGGGCTTCCTTCTCCAACATCATTTCGGTCAGCAAACACGGCTGAACCTGACCCCGCTGAGAGGACTGAAGAGATGCAGCATCAGAACCAGAGAGTGACATGTTTCACATCTTAGCTGAATCTCTGAGCTCCTCCCTGTGCCGAAGAACAGACGCAGTGACATAGCTCTTAGACCACACCCCCAAAGGCTGGTCCTTAGGAGATCCTCTGCTCCGTTGGTGTTCCTGCACCAACAGAGGATCTCCATGCTGCTTTTCCTTCACGAAAGAAGGTGCTCGTTGCCTTATTTAAGCTAAATAACTTCATTTGTGCGATTCGTGCTGCACATTAGCCACATTCATGCTGCATGAGTCAAATTCTTCTTCTCACCTCTTTACTGTGACTTCCCATGCACACGTGCTTTTACATGTGTCTGCTGTGAACAacatcctgctgctgctgacgaGAGCGGGGAACTGAAGGTCAGCTGCTGGATACGCTCCTCTTTTATGGACACCTGGGGTCCTACACCTGATCCAGCTCATCACCTGTCGAGTGGACCTCCAGCGTCTGGTGGGGGGTTGGGATGATACCTGGGGAGAcggggcatgggcctggaggatggccatcaggagatCAGAGCAGTccaggaccaaggctgacatGGAGAAGTGCTGAACCATTGTGCTCCCTTACCTGAGCTGATCTCTGCAGAATAATGTCTGAGTGTTTCCTGCAGAGGATGATTGAACTGAAACCACATCTATGTGAACACTGACATCACCCACCTGACCaaggcatccatccatcctgccaTGGTTCCAACCAGAATCACTGTTAGACTGTGAAATCTAGAACGGCAGTAAGCCCTCATGGTATTAATGCTGAAGTTCTGGTTCAGATCCACCACCCTGCCTGCTGTCTGAAGATgttctctttaatgtcagaccTCTGGTTAACAGAACATTTCTGCTTAATGAGCTCATCTGTGAAAACTTCCTGACTGAATCATTCTCACTGAAACTTGGCTGAATGTAACAGGAAGCAAAGAGCTGACCGCATATCAGATCTTACattgttaaaacaacaaaaccaaaaaaaaaaaaaaacaggaaagggTGAGGAACTGCATTCCTGTAACAGCTGTAACCCCCCACCAgcttaaaaaaaggatttattgcTGAACTTACTGTGCTGATAACCACCTTCATActcatcattctgtgatgagTGATCAGAGAGTCATCTTCTACCTGTACTCTCCATCCCCACAACTCTATTCagatttaacaaaacaaaacagaaatcctGGTTGTAGgtccacaaaaacacagaaagaacTCCTATTCACTTCATCTTCACTTCCTGTTAATCCCAGTGAGCATGTCAGAAATCTGGCTGTTGTACTTCTAGGTCGTCCTCGTAGGtcgtagtagtagtagtagttatcATCCACACAGATCTAAACTTTCAGGATCCTTTAAGCCCCAACACAGCCTAAAAAGCTTTCTAACCTCAGGTCATTCATGTCTGATTCTTAAATCTGCTTGATGCACCCATATCCAACAGACTAGATTACTGTAGCGCCCTCTACTGGACTCCCTAAACAAACATAAACCAACTCCAGGAGTAATACTGAAGTACTGCTCCTGGTTTATAAACCTGTGAATGGTCTGACACCTCAGTACCTCTCTGACCTGCTCACAGGCTTTTATCCAGTCGGATCACTCAGATCTGCAGGTACGGGCCTCCTCACTGTCCCTAAACTTAGAGT contains:
- the LOC121507355 gene encoding LOW QUALITY PROTEIN: E3 ubiquitin-protein ligase TRIM35-like (The sequence of the model RefSeq protein was modified relative to this genomic sequence to represent the inferred CDS: substituted 2 bases at 2 genomic stop codons), producing MASLSDEDLTCPVCRDIFKDPVVLTCSHSFCKVCLQDWWSENHQHLCPVCMRRSSRSDPPRNLALKNLCESFGSKRNQRSAADSEDLCSLHTEKLKLFCVDHQQPICVVCLHSESHHGHSFKPIGEAAQDHKEKIQTLLKSLQARMKIFHEVKEKCDQTAEYIEAQAQRIQRQIRKQFKKLHQFLEEEEEARISALRKEEEQKRESMKEKIQTLNIEIAALSDSIRTMEKELRAEDVSILKNYKTEVKRVQQRPLLDDPELVSGALIDEAKHLGNLSFNIWTRMKETISYTPVILDLNSADPDLLVSENLTGVKRRDEGKRPKNPEISDSLPIVLGSEGFTSGSHSWDVEVGESGCWSLGVAAKFVQKKRELKSRLWRMEFSDEGYKAISLSAKATVLSVKRKLQQVRVDLDCDQGTLTFTDLKTKTCIHTFTHTFTEELFPFIGNGDEKPIEILPRDTDXXEDWDQDEDEDDDDEDEDYEDEDEDEDDDEDEDKDYDDEDEDDEDEDEDYEDEDDDEDTLLQVLEVFLAAFFGTRPGSRSVQIKSQILFGSMNPAVTASKAQTQLSNDVRQRHESVHITTSDGVLRCEQVCSGVNRCEQVCSGVNRCAQV